The window AACGCTTAAGCGAAGATGAACCTAATGCTGCCCTCCTTTTAGGAGCAAGTAAATTTAGAATCTTTAAGACCATAACCTTTCCGGCTCTTTTAAATTCGATAGCCGTTTCCTTTTTGTTGATCTTCCTTTTTTGCTTTTTTAGTTTTATAATAATCCTGCTTTTCGGAGGCCTTGCCCTTACTACCTTAGAGGTAGAACTTTACAAGGCAGCCCGCACAAAATTGGATATGAACCTTGCCGCAAAGATAGCCCTCACCGAAATATCTGCGGCCTTAATTTTAATCCTCATCTATTCTAACCTGCAAAAAAAGATGAAGGTACAAAACGAAAACTTAAAGGGAAGAAGGGAGAGGTCTGCAATAAAAGGCTTTGGACAAAAAATCTTTTTTAGCTTTACTATTTTTATAATTATTCTTTTTTTAATAGCACCCTTGTTTTCTATCTTTTTACATTCTACATATAATGTAAATTATACTTCTATATTTAATAAATTCTTTTATTTTAAAGCATGGAAAAATATTTTTTTATCCCGAACTTTTTGGACGGCTCTTTGGACAAGCATCAAAATCGGCGTTCTTACGGCCATTGTAAGCCTGATAGCTTCTTTGTTCTTTGCATACATTACCGTCTTTTATAACCTGAGAAAAATATATGCGGTTCCTTATCTGCCCTTGGCCGTTTCATCGGTAATGCTAGGCTTCGGCTGGCTCTTGTTAAGACCCAACGGAACGGAGCTTATTTTAATCTTTGCACAAAGCTCCCTTGCGTGGCCCTTTGCGTGGACCCAGATACAGACCTCGCTTTTACGCATTCCTCAAAATATTATCAATGCAGCTGTCTTGCTTTCACCGGACAAAAAAACGGCCTTTTTTAAGGTGATAGTACCCATGTGCAAGAAGGGCATCTTTTCCGCCTTGGCCTTTGTCTTTGCCATAAGTACGGGAGATGCTTCCTTACCAATAGTTTTAAACAT of the Treponema denticola ATCC 35405 genome contains:
- a CDS encoding ABC transporter permease; this translates as MFYKNKQKGRDTRPDRVSRPSGLLNVGRLVLPLGGLIFFLVLLSFFLPLILSFVPLFSSRFDFSYITGVKSSFDFSQIFRIAAFTVSQAFFSAALACTVGFAAAYFCARKNFRGRKFLMALSSVPLCVPAIIVALSFIIFFGNNGILNSFLKSLLNQDEPPVNFVFSMTGVIIIHGFYNFPLAMKTISQVWERLSEDEPNAALLLGASKFRIFKTITFPALLNSIAVSFLLIFLFCFFSFIIILLFGGLALTTLEVELYKAARTKLDMNLAAKIALTEISAALILILIYSNLQKKMKVQNENLKGRRERSAIKGFGQKIFFSFTIFIIILFLIAPLFSIFLHSTYNVNYTSIFNKFFYFKAWKNIFLSRTFWTALWTSIKIGVLTAIVSLIASLFFAYITVFYNLRKIYAVPYLPLAVSSVMLGFGWLLLRPNGTELILIFAQSSLAWPFAWTQIQTSLLRIPQNIINAAVLLSPDKKTAFFKVIVPMCKKGIFSALAFVFAISTGDASLPIVLNIPRFNNLALLIFDYASSYRFVESSAVAVVLSLMTGFVFFLQEKEI